A region of Salvelinus alpinus chromosome 24, SLU_Salpinus.1, whole genome shotgun sequence DNA encodes the following proteins:
- the LOC139551910 gene encoding uncharacterized protein, giving the protein MEPYMEPYMQPYIEPYIEPYMEPYTEPYIEHYMQPYTEPYTEPYTEPYMEPYTEPYIEPYTEPYTEPYMQPYMQPYMQPYIEPYMEPYMQPYMEPYMEPYIDPTRSPTRSPTRSPTWSPTQSPTQSPTEPHMEPYMQPYIEPYIEPYIEPHMEPHMEAYMEPYIEPYMQPYTEPYMEPYMEPYMEPYMQPYMQPYMQPYIEPYIEPHMEPHMEPYMDPYMEPYMEPYIEPYMEPYIEPYMEPYIEPYTEPYMEPYIEPYMEPYIEPHMEPHMEPYTEPYTEPYRSPTEPYMDPHMEPYMDPYMEPYMDPYMEPYMDPYIEPYIEPYMEPYMEPYMQPYIEPYIEPYMEPYMEPYMEPYMEPYTEPYTQPYTDPYIEPYMEPYMEPYIEPYIEPYIEPYTQPYTQPYMEPYMEPYMEPYMEPYMEPYMEPYIEPYMDPYMDPYIEPYMEPYIEPYTEPYMDPT; this is encoded by the exons atggagccctacatggagccctacatgcagccctacatagagccctacatagagccctacatggagccctacaCGGAGCCCTACATAGAGCACTACATGCAGCCCTACACGGAACCCTACACGGAACCCTACACGGAgccctacatggagccctacacggagccctacatagagccctacaCGGAGCCCTACACGGAGCCCTACATGCAGCCCTACATGCAGCCCTACATGCagccctacatagagccctacatggagccctacatgcagccctacatggagccctacatggagccctacataga CCCTACACGCAGCCCTACACGCAGCCCTACACGGAgccctacatggagccctacaCAGAGCCCTACACAGAGCCCTACAGAGCCCCACATGGAGCCCTACATGCagccctacatagagccctacatagagccctacaTAGAGCCCCACATGGAGCCCCACATGGAGGcctacatggagccctacatagagccctacaTGCAGCCCTACACGGAAccctacatggagccctacatggagccctacatggagccctacatgcagccctacatgcagccctacatgcagccctacatagagccctacaTAGAGCCCCACATGGAGCCCCACATGGAGCCCTACATGGATccctacatggagccctacatggagccctacatagaaccctacatggagccctacatagaaccctacatggagccctacatagagccctacacggagccctacatggagccctacatagagccctacatggagccctacatAGAGCCCCACATGGAGCCCCACATGGAGCCCTACACAGAGCCCTACACAGAGCCCTACAGA AGCCCTACAGAGCCCTACATGGATCCCCACATGGAGCCCTACATGGATccctacatggagccctacatggatccctacatggagccctacatGGATCCCTACATAGAACCCTACATAGAAccctacatggagccctacatggagccctacatGCAGCCCTACATAGAAccctacatagagccctacatggagccctacatggagccctacatggagccctacatggagccctacaCGGAGCCCTACACGCAGCCCTACACGGATCCCTACATAGAAccctacatggagccctacatggagccctacatagagccctacatagagccctacatagagccctacaCGCAGCCCTACACGCAgccctacatggagccctacatggagccctacatggagccctacatggagccctacatggagccctacatggagccctacatAGAACCCTACATGGATCCCTACATGGATCCCTACATAGAAccctacatggagccctacatagagccctacacggagccctacatgga ccctacatag